A region of the Drosophila subobscura isolate 14011-0131.10 chromosome J, UCBerk_Dsub_1.0, whole genome shotgun sequence genome:
AAGAGTTGTCGATTAGAAATGCTACTCATCTTGAGCAATAGAATAGTTGACTCACGTTATCTGTTCGTTCTCGGTCTTTAGCTCGTCGATTTCGGCTTGAAGCGAGGCCACACGATGCCTTAGCTGGGTTATGTCCTCTTTGAGCAGAGCCATATTCGTTTCCCCTGGAAGGCGAGCTAAGTTCAGGTCCTTGTTATCGCGTTCCAGCTGCCGTAATCGGCCATTGAGATCCTCGTTGCGCTGCCGAAGGGCCAGGAGCTCCTCTGCATGCAATTGAACGGAACACAGCTGCTTCTCCCTTAACATGTTCCGCTCGCAGCGCACTCGCTCCAGCTCCGACCTGGCACAGTCGCGCTCTCTTTCGACACGCCCGATGGCCGCTTGGACGCAGTCGCTTCGATTGCTGTTGGTCTGACAGTTGGAACCACTGGCGGTGGATGGAGGCACGGTCTCGTAGTGGGTACTCTTTTGGGGCGAGTATTGAAGTTTGTTGGAGCACAGTTCATTCCGCAGTGTCCGTAGCTCTTCGTCCTTTGACTTAATTTGGGCACGCAGGAAGGCTATCTCCGAGTCTGAACCGGATCTGGCCATCATCCGTAGATATTCCTTCTGGAAGAAGTCCCGCTCCGACGCCAGCCGGATTTTCTCTTCATCCAGGCTCACGGAGCTGTTTTGGTTGTGGTCCTTCGCCTCCTTTTGCATCTCCGATAtcttgaaatgcattttgcttagcttcttcttctgcttatCAATGATGCTATTTAATTCTTCCTCGCGACGGGTTAGCAAATTAAAACGTTCGTTCAGATTACGCTTGTCACAGGGGACAGCAAAAGGAGCTGCTCCCGCCGCCAGACGTACTTCGTTGAACTGTTGTTCGTTTCGCTGCTTCAACTGCTTCAGCTTGTCCTGGAGATGCTTCACCTCCAGCTCCCGGGCATCGATTTCTAAATTAGCTTGCTCTTCGACCTGGAGGGCTGCCTGTTTGAGCTCATCTAAGCTCATTTGAAGCTTCCGGTTGTCTTCGTCTGAGCTTACGGCCCTCTGCATTGCATTGTGCATTTTGTCTTGGTAATCGCGCACCTGCATAATAAGCTCACTCTTCTCTCGTTGCAGCAGGTCAATGTCCTCCGATAAGGCACCCACTTCCTTATAGCAACAGTCCTTGGCCAAAGCAGCGGGCGGCCGTCCCCCAGTCAGCATATTATTTAGCCGTTGAATCTCCCGATTGCGCGACTCAACTTTTCGCTTGAAGAACTCCAATTGTTCGATGGACGTGGCCAGATCATTTTGCAGCttgtccagctcctcctggcCGCTGGTCTGTATGACGGTCACCCCATCCTTGGTGGTGTTCGTGGCCTTAAACACTCCCGCATTGCATTTCGTACATTTCAGTGTAGTGCCAAGAGCGCAGGGCAGAACGTTTCCCGAGCGTACTGTGGTTATAAAAGGTTTCTTGGCTACAAAAAAATGCCCAgcattaaaaaacatttatcaGTGGATGAACCTAATAACATACTCTGGCGGGTTGTCGACACTTGCGTCCGTTTGCCTGTCGTCGAAGAAGCTAGTTGCTTGGAGATCAAGGCATCCAGCTGGTTCTGTAACACCACGTTATGGCTTTGCAAGTGCTCCTTGTCTGTCTCCAGACCTCTCACCCGTCGTTCGGACTCTGAGGACAAACATTTTATAAAGTTTTTCCAAGATCAAGTTGTCCTGATAACATACCACACAAGCGAAGCTCGTAGTCCTCGCGATCCCTAAGAAACTGCAAGTGGAGCTCATTGCATTCAGCTATCAGGCGGGAGTTGTCGCATTTGTAGGGTTCGACGCCCAGTTCCCAACAGGTTTTCTCCTTTAAAGACACAACAAATCGTCGCTTAGCAACGTCGCTTGACCCATTTCCCCAATGGTAATCTTGACAGGCTTAGCTActataaacatatttatatattcgTACCTCTAGCAGAACGGAAACTTGCTTCTTTGTGTCCCTGAGACATTCCGTCGTCTTGACCAGGTCGCCGAAAATTCCTTGAACCAATGGAATGGCCAGGACGGGCAGCGTCTGATTGAAGCCCATGACATCCAATTTGGACCGCAGATCCTTGAATTCGCCATCGTTAAAACCATTCATGGATATCTGATGGCTAAGCCTTTCTTCTATTGAATTTACTCAGTTCAATAGTTGCAatattgattgcaaaatatacaaataaaatataaaaaacgaacaaataaTGCGCCAAGAGTTAAAAAGGTGGTAGCGTAGGTGGTGTGACTGTTGACTTATCGAccaaatataccgaaaatatactttttggtatattttgataccatgtaattttcaaaatgtaccgtaaatataccaaataaaatcataaactttattttatacccggtactcgaagaattAATAGGGTATAgtgtatttgtgctcgaaagtggacGTACGTaaagcccagtactcagatgcGAAAAATTTTCTTGCGAAAGATATTTGCGATGATATTTCCATGCAAACAATAAGAAATCAACCCTGCAGTTGAGTACTCAAATCAGTagaaaatataccagaaaaCCAGCCGATTAGATACTACAAATACCGTatcgaaaaaaaacgagaagggacgtgtgaaaCGCTTCCTATGCGTCACAacgtttatacccggtaccaCCAACAAAATAGTATaaattatactatttggttagtgccggtactcagtactacatctgtaccttagcggctttttgtcatattttacatttgttattcatctgtcatctacatctacaacacttctcacgccaacacgctccttagctcgccccccttctcTAGAGCCGCACTCAGTCCCTGCTCGTTGAGTGAATaagagagagtggagaatAAAAGCGGTTGCTTTTCTAGTATTTTCTTTCTGATATGAATACTCAACAGCGAAAATCTCGCAGCGAAGTTTGAGTTCGAACATAAAACATAAGTGATTTCTTATCGTTTCCATAGGACTATAATCCCTGATTCGTTTGACAGAAAATTTAACACATCTGATCACTGGGCTGAAATATAAACCAGGAATGATTTCTTATCTTTTCCATACCAAAATCATCACTGATTCGATCGACAAAAAATTTATCACATTTAGGTACTGAGCTTAAAGCCTTGTTTTTGATAGCAAAACTCAAAATCGGGCGCTATCACACGACCGATATACCggtaatataaaataataattattatactTATTTtgtaaaattgcaattgatgGAATAACTTGGAATACACCCGTCAAAATGTAGGTTTAAACACCACATGCTTAGCCTTCTTATAATTTTATTGTCTTGATTTCATGATTTTTTATTTCGACGTGAgcacatttattatttcaaaGGTGCTGTTTACTTAGATCACTTTAGATTAGAACCAAAGAAAGAGTGGGCAAACGGGTTATAGTGAATATGAATTCCCACTGGCTCAAACggaaattacatttaatttcgaATTGAAGTAAATCTCACTCGACAACAAAACAGTAAAAGTTCTTAAATATGAAAGGAGCTTCGTTGTCCGATATGAAATTACGCTCTGGCTTCTCAGATGAGAATGGATTTGTAGTAGGAGGCAACACAACATTCAAATGACGATTCGATTGACCGACGAACTTTGCCATGTCCAAAGGAGCTTCGTATTTGGTATAGGAGGTGACCACAATGGGGCATTTAAGATTGAGAGAGGACTTTATGGTGTCAGGCCAGGTGTCCTCCAAAGCATATCCCGTCGACCGATACAAACCCGCATTGTAAAAACAAACTGTTGATTAGAAACTCATAAAAAAAGCGTGCCTAAGTACAATATACATATTACTCAGGTTATACCCAAATCTGGTTGGAGAAACTGCGGCTCGCGGCAGTAGTCGTGATAGAGGCTATTCTCAAAGTAATAGTTCACTTTTCTCTGAGCCTTGCGGCACAAGCGACAGcatctaaaataaaataaaactctcATTTAGATCCAAATATTCGAAACCTAAGACTCTCCACTCACTTGATCTTCTTCAGTTGCTCAAAAGAGATGTTATTGGGGTTCAGTTCTGGTCCCACGAATACCACATTTAGGCATTTCAGAGCTGGCATTATGTGCAGAAAAAAGAGCTCCCATTTCTGCAGCATGTCCACCTCAAACTCGATCTCAGCTCCTATTAGATGAAGAGTCAGCTCACAGCTTCTCAAGCGTTCGCAGAGCTTCAGAGCAAACCAGGCCGTCAGGGGGCCGGTGGAGACCTGCGTAAGGGCAGCATACTCACACTCATCAACGACATCTGGCAGGGAAGTAGGTGGAGAATATGTTCGAGATCAcgaatttgtttttgattcATAATGATACTCACTTAAACTAAGTTTGTTCATAATTTTTCTAGAATTGCAGCAGGCCATGGGCAGCTCCTGGAGGACCTTGTTGGGCAGCGACGGCTCCAGCCTTCCGAAATTGGCCTGGAACATGACAAAGGCCTTGAACAGTCTGTAGGACCCGCACCACTTGGCATGCTCCGGACTCCGATGGTCTGGCTTGTCTCTGCAGGAAGCAAATTCCCCACAGCCGCCACAGAGTTGAAGACGCCTAAAGCGATACTCCCGGCACTTCTGGTCCCCGCAAATGAGGGGAAAGAGTAACACCTCTTGTTCCGTGGGCGAGAGCGCTCGATTAATTTCCTTCTCCACCTGCCGTATGCACACAATCCGATACGAACGAAATTGCTCGGCACTGAATGCACCGCACTTGTAGAACATCTCGtgacctacatacatatgtagatttgAGCAACAAAAGATAATTGGCAATTAACTCAAATTATGGCTTGTGAACTGGGCCGGCGAATGGTACCTGTGGTACCTTGTGGCAACGCTTACCGTTGTGGTCCATGGCCTGGCGCAGGGAATAGCACAGCTGGCGGTGCTCTTGATCCTCCCTCATATGGCTGTTACTGCAGTAGTAGCTCAATCCGCAGCGGGTACAAGGTAGGGAACTCAGTCCGCAGAGATCAGCTGCACATAGCTGCAACGACAGTAAAGTCGGGGGTAAAGGTGGTTTAGGTCAGTGGGTGCCAACTGGCGGTGGCGAAACTGTCTCTCACTCACATTGCATAGTGAGGCCATGAAATATTTCCGCGGCTTGTATATGTATTCAATGTACTCGGCCTCATCGTCGGAGGAATCCACATCGCTGAGAGGAGCCTGGCTGAAGAGCTTGCCCAGGTTGCTTAACATCGCGTCCGTGGGCGATTCCCCGTCTCCTAAGTGGGATGCACGTAAAATGTTACAGATAATATCAAAATGTAGGGGAAAATCTCGAACCCTTCTGCAATCTGCTGCCAAAGCTCTTCAGCATGTCGTTCACTTCATAGCCTCTGAAATCCTTTGATTGCTTGGCACTTGaagaggcagctgctggagtcTTCGGCTTCCTTTCATACTCTTTGGCTTGCTTTGATGGCATCGCTGTCGCTTGGTGGGATCCAGCCGGCTCGTGTTCCCTGGAAATAGGAACTGCGCCTGGAACTGCCCTCTTGGCAAGTAGTTTCCTTCGCAACAGCTCCTGTATCAACCTGATTGGATCGCTCACAGTCTCCGCCTCCTGTGTTGTGACCACTGAAGGAGGTACTTCCTCTGTTAtgtccttttgtttgctgacCTGATTGCACTTGTTCCTCGAACGATTCCGATGCCTCggattttttctcttttctcctttctgctgctgcatagctaattttctgcttttctggGTTCTTAATTAGCCTGCTTGCGCACGTAACTCAATTGAACGACAACGAGGAATGAGCATTGTTCTTGGTTTGCTGTACGCTCTGCCCCGAACTCAATTGGCCAGCAGCCATCCACCGCAAGTGAGCCCAAATGTACGCCCTGCCCTGGCTATTTTTGTTGAGCACGGGGCACGGGCCTCCGCACCGAGtacagacagcagcaggcggcatgGGCATAGGCATAGGCTAGCATATACATATTATGTCAAACAGGCATTTGATTATTGCTGTTCTCATCCGAGTGTGGTCTCAACCGTGCACCACGTAAAAGTTAGGAAAGAACTAATTCCATTTGATAGTTTTCAAACCCGAAAAAATACGAGTCATAAGTTCTAAGTCTTACAGTTTCTTCCTTGCGACTCTGTTGGAAAAGGCGGAACTATGTCATTATTCTGTAGTTGCCCCTTGAAGGTTTTTTTTCACATGCTCTGATCGGAAGGGTAagagtatttatttaaatgtagcCAACCAAAAAATACAGTATGTATTGACAACAGCTATCGATTAAACAATATTGTATcatattttcataaaaaaGATCcgtatttcatttaattcaaatctttattcaatttaaacaTGGCGCCAGGAGTTTTCGTTTATCCGCTTCAGTCTACAGATCAGATCACCAAAGGAGCATCTCGACTTCAGATATTCGTAACACTGAACTGCGTAATTAAAACCAATTAAAGGAGAAACAAGCCATAATTTTGAAGTGCTTCACTGTCTAAAAGTCTAAAATTATTTGTACGTTTAATTTAACGGCTTAAATTTCGCCTTTTTTCGAATTTCGTATGGTTTAAGTTGGACAAAATGACACTATCCGCTTAACTATTTGGGGCACAACAATGTACCATCCATAATGGTAATTGTAATTTGATCTATAAACTGACGAGATTTGTGACTAAGGGGATTAGTTGTTCTCTTTCAATTAAGAAGACTCTGGATTACTCTTCTTCAATATCTCCTCCATGGCCATTAGTCGCCCCAACGCCAGCCCCCCCCCATGCGCCTGCAGTTTCCAGCAGTGTGCTGGTGATGctaatgttgctgttgcagtcaTTTCGCGAAAGTCCATTGCTCGAAGTCGGCGTCGTCGTTGCAGGTAACGTTAGAACACTCAACGATTTCGTCGCACCTGCTAGTCCAACGACAGTTTCCTCCTCGTCTGACGAGGCGTCTGAGAGCTGGCGGGGCGATAGGCGGCAA
Encoded here:
- the LOC117893205 gene encoding centrosomal protein of 135 kDa isoform X1, whose amino-acid sequence is MNGFNDGEFKDLRSKLDVMGFNQTLPVLAIPLVQGIFGDLVKTTECLRDTKKQVSVLLEEKTCWELGVEPYKCDNSRLIAECNELHLQFLRDREDYELRLCESERRVRGLETDKEHLQSHNVVLQNQLDALISKQLASSTTGKRTQVSTTRQTKKPFITTVRSGNVLPCALGTTLKCTKCNAGVFKATNTTKDGVTVIQTSGQEELDKLQNDLATSIEQLEFFKRKVESRNREIQRLNNMLTGGRPPAALAKDCCYKEVGALSEDIDLLQREKSELIMQVRDYQDKMHNAMQRAVSSDEDNRKLQMSLDELKQAALQVEEQANLEIDARELEVKHLQDKLKQLKQRNEQQFNEVRLAAGAAPFAVPCDKRNLNERFNLLTRREEELNSIIDKQKKKLSKMHFKISEMQKEAKDHNQNSSVSLDEEKIRLASERDFFQKEYLRMMARSGSDSEIAFLRAQIKSKDEELRTLRNELCSNKLQYSPQKSTHYETVPPSTASGSNCQTNSNRSDCVQAAIGRVERERDCARSELERVRCERNMLREKQLCSVQLHAEELLALRQRNEDLNGRLRQLERDNKDLNLARLPGETNMALLKEDITQLRHRVASLQAEIDELKTENEQITMLNEQNERIIADFQSKLMISERQRQSADVRASTLDSSRESNRNEVTHLRSEIGALRQTYITLENEKDTLLHQLDSKTERAYKLEYELKNCKEKRNCLEQSVKELEDQVRKLNNRNRQCDSELNDTSTESKALRQQIVALKASRDEAIAENGRLMDVLSDAQVEARTLQKKLKESEQKVANMKEQLHKYVQEVKKAEDLLLKKVCSTRTLKEKERDELLDNFHSLTNEQVVLEGNNQSLECEAAESKRQICELECEMRILKDHLQCCECNLKEMELQLTAARATARGLERELENVRDDLRIQKVDLEARKELCDKLDVEKAKLNAELNEVNEIRKKLEKQCEKLRDELHRTANVTQVTTETTYQLLENLHQDQQRQDDNGIRTNNEMDRLQHLYQQTMEKLQEERARCTQQERMATKYEEQARELRKNLDQDRFCRARTREVSPRVPSETL
- the LOC117893205 gene encoding centrosomal protein of 135 kDa isoform X2 gives rise to the protein MNGFNDGEFKDLRSKLDVMGFNQTLPVLAIPLVQGIFGDLVKTTECLRDTKKQVSVLLEEKTCWELGVEPYKCDNSRLIAECNELHLQFLRDREDYELRLCESERRVRGLETDKEHLQSHNVVLQNQLDALISKQLASSTTGKRTQVSTTRQTKKPFITTVRSGNVLPCALGTTLKCTKCNAGVFKATNTTKDGVTVIQTSGQEELDKLQNDLATSIEQLEFFKRKVESRNREIQRLNNMLTGGRPPAALAKDCCYKEVGALSEDIDLLQREKSELIMQVRDYQDKMHNAMQRAVSSDEDNRKLQMSLDELKQAALQVEEQANLEIDARELEVKHLQDKLKQLKQRNEQQFNEVRLAAGAAPFAVPCDKRNLNERFNLLTRREEELNSIIDKQKKKLSKMHFKISEMQKEAKDHNQNSSVSLDEEKIRLASERDFFQKEYLRMMARSGSDSEIAFLRAQIKSKDEELRTLRNELCSNKLQYSPQKSTHYETVPPSTASGSNCQTNSNRSDCVQAAIGRVERERDCARSELERVRCERNMLREKQLCSVQLHAEELLALRQRNEDLNGRLRQLERDNKDLNLARLPGETNMALLKEDITQLRHRVASLQAEIDELKTENEQITMLNEQNERIIADFQSKLMISERQRQSADVRASTLDSSRESNRNEVTHLRSEIGALRQTYITLENEKDTLLHQLDSKTERAYKLEYELKNCKEKRNCLEQSVKELEDQVRKLNNRNRQCDSELNDTSTESKALRQQIVALKASRDEAIAENGRLMDVLSDAQVEARTLQKKLKESEQKVANMKEQLHKYVQEVKKAEDLLLKKEKERDELLDNFHSLTNEQVVLEGNNQSLECEAAESKRQICELECEMRILKDHLQCCECNLKEMELQLTAARATARGLERELENVRDDLRIQKVDLEARKELCDKLDVEKAKLNAELNEVNEIRKKLEKQCEKLRDELHRTANVTQVTTETTYQLLENLHQDQQRQDDNGIRTNNEMDRLQHLYQQTMEKLQEERARCTQQERMATKYEEQARELRKNLDQDRFCRARTREVSPRVPSETL
- the LOC117893211 gene encoding uncharacterized protein LOC117893211, which gives rise to MQQQKGEKRKNPRHRNRSRNKCNQVSKQKDITEEVPPSVVTTQEAETVSDPIRLIQELLRRKLLAKRAVPGAVPISREHEPAGSHQATAMPSKQAKEYERKPKTPAAASSSAKQSKDFRGYEVNDMLKSFGSRLQKGDGESPTDAMLSNLGKLFSQAPLSDVDSSDDEAEYIEYIYKPRKYFMASLCNLCAADLCGLSSLPCTRCGLSYYCSNSHMREDQEHRQLCYSLRQAMDHNGHEMFYKCGAFSAEQFRSYRIVCIRQVEKEINRALSPTEQEVLLFPLICGDQKCREYRFRRLQLCGGCGEFASCRDKPDHRSPEHAKWCGSYRLFKAFVMFQANFGRLEPSLPNKVLQELPMACCNSRKIMNKLSLNVVDECEYAALTQVSTGPLTAWFALKLCERLRSCELTLHLIGAEIEFEVDMLQKWELFFLHIMPALKCLNVVFVGPELNPNNISFEQLKKIKCCRLCRKAQRKVNYYFENSLYHDYCREPQFLQPDLVCFYNAGLYRSTGYALEDTWPDTIKSSLNLKCPIVVTSYTKYEAPLDMAKFVGQSNRHLNVVLPPTTNPFSSEKPERNFISDNEAPFIFKNFYCFVVE